In Silene latifolia isolate original U9 population chromosome X, ASM4854445v1, whole genome shotgun sequence, the following proteins share a genomic window:
- the LOC141619696 gene encoding uncharacterized protein LOC141619696, producing MLCISAQVIHTLVCDKLRGITFWFTLVYGFNKEQERAGLWTELTQISRGVDSAWMICGDFNSLMNINERIGGAPVSWNDVLPMRQIVLNCNLIEMKTVGAFFTWNNKHENGTKVYSKLDRVLINADWLTTFPECYANFLPEGLFDHCPCLIKLMRYA from the coding sequence ATGTTGTGTATTAGTGCTCAGGTTATACATACTCTGGTCTGTGATAAACTGAGGGGCATTACCTTTTGGTTTACACTGGTGTATGGGTTTAATAAGGAGCAGGAGAGAGCTGGGCTTTGGACTGAGCTTACTCAGATTAGTAGAGGAGTTGACAGTGCTTGGATGATCTGTGGTGATTTCAATAGTCTGATGAACATCAATGAGAGAATTGGGGGGGCACCTGTCTCTTGGAATGATGTCTTACCAATGAGACAAATTGTCCTGAACTGTAATCTTATTGAAATGAAAACTGTTGGAGCTTTCTTCACGTGGAACAACAAACATGAGAATGGGACCAAGGTTTATAGTAAACTGGACAGAGTGCTTATCAATGCAGATTGGCTAACCACTTTTCCTGAATGTTATGCAAATTTTTTACCAGAAGGGTTGTTTGATCATTGCCCATGCTTGATTAAATTAATGCGATATGCCTAG